The DNA region TTTATGCACAATGCTTGTAAGGGCAAAAATAACGCCTTTTTGCGCTTCTTTTGGTGTTTTGATGAAAAAATCTGCAGTGGGTTCTACGCGCTCTAGTGTTGCAACAATATCGGGTTTTATTCCATGTTTGGTAAGAATTGGGAAAGATGCATCAACAGAGATAATTGTAATATAGGGTGCATATTCTTTTAATAGTGGAATTTGCTTGTGCAAAGAAGGTCCCGTGGAGACAATCACGGCTGTGTCTGTTGTTTTTGCATTAGAAATTAATTCTTTAAAACTTGGAGTGGTGATAAGCTCTGGAAGGTTTAAAAGATGATGTTCTAGACCGATTAAAGCATCTGTTGAATCATTGCCAACTGCAATAACATGATGCTCCAAACTTCTTGTTAGAATTGCATTTAAATCAAGGCATTCCTCTGTGTATTTACCATAATAATTGTTATAAATATGAAGATTGTAGATTCTAGAATAAATCCATTGACCTTCTTTAACAAGGTATTGATCAAGTTGTCCAAAACTAATTGTTTTAGTCCAAAAAATTAAAATTTTTTCTTCTAGAATTTCTTGTTCGAAATCTACAAAATTTAGCGCAATATAAATGAGTTCTAATTCAGGTTCAAAAATAAAGAGTTTTTTTAGATCGGGATTGCTAGAAAGGTATTTATAAAAAATTCCATTTCCCATTCCAAAAAAATAAAAAAAAGGATAAAGCCTATAAGGTTCAAATTCTTTAATTTTTTGAGTGATTTCTGCTAAGGGTTCTTTGGAGAAAAGTGCCACTTTGTTTTCTTTGTCGTAAATATTAATATTTAGCGGATCGTTTCCGATATACACTTCATATTTTTTATTGGGTTCTAGAATTTTAAGTTGTGCAGCTAAAAGTGGATTTTTTTGATAGAGCGCCTTGAGATTTTTCTCAAGTCTTGGGTTAAGAGCATCTGACATAGGATTCCTTGAAGTGTGGATTTAAAAAGTCTAAAGCCAAAAAGGCTAAAGAACTTATTGTAAAAGTTTAAGAATATTTTGCTGAACTTGGTTGGCTTGTGCCATTGCAAAACTTCCTGATTGTGCAAGAATGTTGGTTTTAGAGAAGTTTGCAGATTCTTCAGCAAAGTCTGTATCGCGGATTTGTGATTCAGCGGATTTTACATTCACTTGCGTTACAGTAATGTTATTGATAGTCGAGACAAGTTGTTGTTGCACAGAACCAAGATCAGCACGGATTTTGTCTAAATGTTCTTGTGCGGATTGTGCCATATCCATAACCGCCATAGCACCTTCTAAACTTGTTACTCCAGCCCCAATTCCATTAGCATTAACAACAGCAACAGCCGTATTGGCATTAGCCCCGATAGCAGAAGCAACATTGGCATCAAATTCACCATTAACACTTCTTAGATTCACAGTGTATTGTGCGATTCCTGATCCATTTTGTATGTTGGTCGCACCAGAGTGTAAGCCAACTTGAGAGAAATTTGTTCCAGATACCAAAATATCTCTTGCATTAAGGCGAATAAGAGTCAAGCGTCCTACAATAGCGTGTGTTGCGCCTGAAACTCCAGCAAAAGAACCACCTTGGAGTGGCGTTGTCCCATCAGCTCCAGCTCCATTAAGAACAGCAGCACCGCTTGTTACTTGGACAGAAATCGCTCGTCCATCTGTGCTTGTAAGTTGTAATGCTCCTGAAATACTTAAAGAAGCTTGCACTCCTGTTCTTTCTTTTTGGGCATTAATAGCATTAATAAGTCTTCCATCATAATCATTTTTTTGGACATCATTCACATCTCCAATGGCAATACCATTAATGACTAATCCCCTAATGGTTCCTGAAGCAATCGCTCCAGCCCCTTGCCCCATTACACTATAAGTTGCCCTCACACCTAAAGTATCGGAGTTTTTGTTGATGGCTTCTGCTAACGCACCAATTCCTGTTCCTGCTGAAGTGGAGATTTTTACTGATTCAATAGCGTAGTTATTGGTTCCATCTGTGTTTAAGAATCTTAAAGTCACTTCATTGAGATTGCTTGATCCTGC from Helicobacter colisuis includes:
- a CDS encoding flagellin B, which translates into the protein MSYRIYTNVNALNAHTSGLVNNRNMSESLEKLSSGLRINKAADDASGMAIADSLRSQAAALGQATRNANDAIGIIQTADKAMDEQIKILDTIKTKATQAAQDGQTTTTRNALQSDILRLMEELDNIANTTSFNGQQMLSGSFTNKEFQIGAYSNTTVKASIQPTNSHKIGHVRYETGAEMSVSAGSSNLNEVTLRFLNTDGTNNYAIESVKISTSAGTGIGALAEAINKNSDTLGVRATYSVMGQGAGAIASGTIRGLVINGIAIGDVNDVQKNDYDGRLINAINAQKERTGVQASLSISGALQLTSTDGRAISVQVTSGAAVLNGAGADGTTPLQGGSFAGVSGATHAIVGRLTLIRLNARDILVSGTNFSQVGLHSGATNIQNGSGIAQYTVNLRSVNGEFDANVASAIGANANTAVAVVNANGIGAGVTSLEGAMAVMDMAQSAQEHLDKIRADLGSVQQQLVSTINNITVTQVNVKSAESQIRDTDFAEESANFSKTNILAQSGSFAMAQANQVQQNILKLLQ